One part of the Brachyspira sp. SAP_772 genome encodes these proteins:
- a CDS encoding RidA family protein has protein sequence MEKKIIKTHKAPQAIGPYSQAVKSGNFLFASGQIPLDPVSGAMAENNIQAQTERVMENIKGLLESENLTFANVIKTTCFLSDMANFAAFNEVYAKYFTENPPARSTVAVKTLPKDALVEVEIIAVVE, from the coding sequence ATGGAGAAAAAAATAATAAAAACGCATAAAGCACCTCAGGCTATAGGACCTTATTCTCAAGCTGTTAAAAGCGGAAATTTTTTATTTGCTTCAGGTCAAATACCGCTAGATCCTGTTAGCGGTGCTATGGCTGAAAATAATATTCAAGCACAAACTGAAAGAGTAATGGAGAATATTAAAGGTTTATTAGAATCTGAAAATTTGACTTTTGCTAATGTTATTAAAACTACTTGTTTCTTAAGCGATATGGCTAATTTTGCTGCTTTCAATGAAGTATATGCTAAATACTTTACAGAAAATCCTCCTGCAAGAAGCACTGTAGCTGTTAAGACTTTGCCTAAAGATGCTTTAGTAGAAGTTGAAATTATAGCTGTTGTAGAATAA
- a CDS encoding sigma-54 dependent transcriptional regulator, giving the protein MPKILVIDDEKNIRDGIKKSLEYEGYEVVTAENGEKGIETVYKGGIDLVITDLKMPEKTGEEFLHDILEFDKHIPVIILTGHGNIETAVDMMRLGAYDFMTKPFNIDKMLLIIARALENKNIKKTNETLEKRVDYHESFYGMIGHSSKMLKVYEAIKQVARTKATVLIEGESGTGKELVANAIHQISDRAKQPYITVNCAALSEGVLESELFGHEKGSFTGAIDKKIGRFEAANKGTIFLDEIGEINQVVQVKLLRVLEERVIERVGSNTPINVDIRVIAATNKKLLDEVKEGRFREDLYYRLNVIKIEMPPLRERREDIPLLIDNFIKEFSQVHNIEITNVDKKVYKLLSSLNWDGNVRELRNTVETMVVMSKDGKIDESNIPNWVLNSSGDDFVIDKEMTLEELEKKYINHLLSKNNFNKAQVAKILGIERATLYRKLKDYNVD; this is encoded by the coding sequence ATGCCTAAGATATTAGTTATAGACGATGAGAAAAACATAAGAGACGGTATAAAGAAGTCTTTAGAGTATGAGGGTTATGAAGTAGTTACGGCTGAAAACGGAGAGAAGGGAATAGAGACAGTTTATAAAGGCGGAATTGATTTAGTTATCACAGACTTAAAAATGCCTGAAAAGACTGGAGAAGAGTTTTTGCATGACATACTAGAGTTTGATAAACATATACCAGTTATAATACTTACAGGGCATGGCAATATAGAGACCGCCGTTGATATGATGCGTCTTGGTGCTTATGACTTTATGACTAAGCCTTTTAATATTGACAAAATGCTTCTTATTATAGCGAGGGCATTAGAAAATAAAAACATAAAAAAGACAAATGAAACATTAGAAAAAAGAGTAGACTATCATGAAAGTTTTTATGGAATGATAGGCCATAGCAGTAAGATGCTTAAAGTGTATGAAGCAATAAAACAAGTTGCAAGAACAAAGGCTACTGTGCTTATAGAGGGCGAAAGCGGAACAGGTAAAGAATTAGTTGCTAATGCAATTCATCAAATATCAGACAGAGCCAAACAACCGTATATTACAGTAAACTGTGCAGCACTTTCTGAGGGTGTTTTAGAGAGTGAGTTATTTGGGCATGAGAAAGGTTCTTTTACAGGTGCAATAGACAAAAAAATAGGTAGGTTTGAGGCTGCTAATAAAGGCACTATATTTTTAGATGAGATAGGGGAGATTAATCAGGTTGTTCAGGTAAAACTTTTGAGGGTGCTTGAAGAGAGGGTGATAGAGAGGGTAGGTTCTAATACTCCTATTAATGTTGATATTAGGGTTATTGCTGCTACAAATAAAAAATTATTAGATGAAGTGAAAGAGGGTAGGTTTAGAGAGGATTTATATTATAGGCTTAATGTTATAAAAATAGAGATGCCTCCTCTTAGAGAACGCAGAGAGGATATACCTTTGCTTATAGATAATTTTATCAAAGAGTTTTCTCAGGTTCATAATATAGAGATTACTAATGTAGATAAAAAAGTATATAAATTATTATCTTCTTTAAATTGGGACGGTAATGTACGTGAACTTAGAAACACTGTAGAGACTATGGTTGTGATGTCTAAAGATGGTAAGATAGATGAAAGTAATATTCCTAATTGGGTTTTAAACTCTAGCGGGGATGATTTTGTAATAGACAAAGAGATGACATTAGAAGAACTTGAGAAAAAATATATAAATCATCTTTTAAGTAAAAATAATTTTAATAAAGCACAAGTAGCAAAGATTTTAGGTATAGAGCGTGCAACGCTTTACAGGAAGCTTAAAGATTATAATGTTGATTAA
- a CDS encoding 50S ribosomal protein L25 produces MSENYTIKALQRDTTKKSVGRKLINDGYALATLYGRGKEYSIAVELKEFVKIFSLAGQHDIITLDIENDQKREVLVKDYQLDGIKRTIRHIDFYEIDRNKKIKTFVPIHIEGTPEGVRLGGGTLEQVEYELPIKAFPGSIPREITIDVTELKVGSSLHISDIKFPEGVDPVGDGSKAVVTVVTTQEEDTPNKGAAAEA; encoded by the coding sequence ATGAGTGAAAATTACACTATTAAAGCTTTACAAAGAGATACTACTAAAAAAAGCGTTGGCCGTAAATTAATCAATGACGGATATGCTTTAGCTACACTTTATGGAAGAGGCAAAGAATATTCTATTGCTGTAGAATTAAAAGAATTCGTAAAAATATTCTCTTTAGCAGGACAGCATGATATTATTACTTTAGATATAGAAAATGATCAAAAAAGAGAAGTTTTAGTTAAAGACTATCAATTAGACGGAATTAAAAGAACTATCAGACATATAGATTTCTACGAAATAGATAGAAACAAAAAAATCAAAACTTTCGTACCTATTCATATTGAAGGAACCCCTGAAGGCGTTCGTTTAGGCGGCGGTACATTAGAACAAGTTGAATATGAATTACCTATAAAAGCTTTCCCTGGTTCTATACCTAGAGAAATTACTATTGATGTTACAGAACTTAAAGTTGGAAGCAGCTTACACATAAGCGATATTAAATTCCCTGAAGGTGTAGATCCTGTAGGCGATGGCTCTAAAGCTGTTGTTACTGTTGTTACTACACAAGAAGAAGATACTCCTAACAAAGGTGCTGCTGCTGAAGCATAA
- a CDS encoding PTS glucose transporter subunit IIA gives MGLFSKKIQIKAPINGKLIDITEVKDEAFSSKALGDGMAIVPSEGKVYAPVDGEIITMIDTNHAIGLLSGGVEILIHIGMDTVKLGGKYFKAHVKEGDKVKAGTLLIEFEKEEVEKEYDITSPIIMSNYGELKSLTKTDPREVSTGDIIMTAVK, from the coding sequence ATGGGATTATTCTCTAAAAAAATTCAAATAAAAGCACCTATTAATGGAAAATTAATTGATATTACAGAAGTGAAAGATGAAGCTTTTTCAAGCAAAGCACTTGGAGACGGAATGGCTATTGTACCTTCTGAAGGTAAAGTATATGCTCCTGTAGATGGTGAAATTATTACTATGATAGATACAAATCATGCTATAGGTTTATTATCTGGGGGGGTTGAAATATTAATACATATAGGAATGGATACTGTAAAACTTGGCGGTAAATATTTCAAAGCTCATGTTAAAGAAGGAGATAAAGTAAAAGCAGGTACTTTACTTATAGAGTTTGAAAAAGAAGAAGTTGAAAAAGAATATGATATAACATCTCCTATAATAATGTCAAATTACGGCGAATTAAAATCTCTCACAAAAACAGATCCAAGAGAAGTAAGCACAGGCGACATTATAATGACAGCTGTGAAATAA
- the pth gene encoding aminoacyl-tRNA hydrolase has protein sequence MTKLVIGLGNPGEEYKNHRHNIGFIIIDKLAENISLKFDNNKKKSLFTRTKYNNIDLILLKPQTFMNLSGESAVYISKFFNVKIEDIIVIYDDMDIPFGTFKIKKGGSSGGHNGIKSLIAQLQSDDFIRVRVGIGRPSFGKKVNDYVLSSFSKSERENIDNDLSKDIIEAIKTILFESYTIAQNKYNKKINNKDINND, from the coding sequence ATGACTAAATTAGTAATTGGACTTGGTAATCCGGGTGAAGAATATAAAAATCATAGACATAATATAGGCTTTATTATTATTGATAAATTAGCAGAAAACATATCTCTCAAATTCGATAACAACAAAAAAAAATCTTTGTTTACAAGAACAAAATATAATAATATAGATTTGATACTATTAAAACCTCAAACTTTCATGAATCTATCTGGAGAATCCGCTGTTTATATATCAAAATTTTTTAATGTAAAAATAGAAGATATAATAGTAATATATGATGATATGGATATACCATTTGGAACTTTTAAGATAAAGAAGGGAGGAAGTTCCGGAGGACATAATGGTATAAAAAGTCTAATAGCTCAATTACAGAGTGATGATTTTATTAGGGTGAGAGTTGGAATAGGAAGACCTAGTTTTGGAAAAAAAGTTAATGATTATGTTTTATCCTCTTTTAGTAAAAGTGAAAGAGAAAATATAGATAATGATTTAAGCAAAGATATAATAGAAGCTATAAAGACTATATTATTCGAATCATACACTATAGCACAAAATAAATATAATAAAAAAATAAATAATAAGGATATAAACAATGATTAA
- the recF gene encoding DNA replication/repair protein RecF (All proteins in this family for which functions are known are DNA-binding proteins that assist the filamentation of RecA onto DNA for the initiation of recombination or recombinational repair.), producing MILKELTLRSFRNYNENTFEFSKHINILYGMNGCGKTNILEAIYILGNGISFRTRLDRELIKYGNDNYFLRGIFKEDDLNYDTNIEIVYQKKTKKVFINKKEIPSRKNLIGKILYVIFLPNDTDMVTQEPKLRRDYFNMLISSISNEYLLSLIKYNKLLKMRNIYLTTSPNDANIYNEDIAKLSLYIANENKKYSMLLEEKMNEIYRTIFKNDNPYKIKYLSTIEDIENENEYVKKLENTIKEQIKMRTTYFGIHRAEYQFFYKDSLSRKFSSQGEKRMLTLIMKLASEKILNEYRKKSPILLIDDAMLELDNIKRESILEYIKTLGQVFITVTEKEKLSKFQEDKVFDIVNIRN from the coding sequence ATGATACTTAAAGAACTCACTCTGCGTTCTTTTAGAAATTATAATGAAAATACATTTGAGTTTTCAAAGCATATTAATATTCTATATGGAATGAATGGATGCGGAAAAACTAATATATTAGAAGCTATATATATTCTTGGAAATGGCATATCATTTAGAACTCGCTTAGATAGAGAGTTAATAAAATATGGAAATGATAATTATTTTTTAAGAGGAATATTCAAAGAAGATGATTTGAATTATGATACTAATATAGAAATAGTATATCAAAAAAAAACAAAAAAAGTATTTATAAATAAAAAAGAAATCCCTTCAAGAAAAAATTTAATAGGTAAAATACTTTATGTTATATTCTTGCCGAATGATACTGACATGGTAACACAAGAGCCTAAACTTAGAAGAGATTATTTTAATATGCTAATCTCAAGTATTTCAAATGAATATCTTTTATCTCTTATAAAATACAATAAACTTCTAAAAATGAGAAATATTTATTTAACAACAAGCCCAAATGATGCTAATATTTATAATGAAGATATAGCAAAATTATCTTTATATATTGCAAATGAAAACAAAAAATATTCCATGCTTTTAGAAGAAAAGATGAATGAAATATATAGAACTATTTTTAAAAATGATAATCCTTATAAAATAAAATATTTATCAACTATAGAAGATATAGAAAATGAAAATGAGTATGTAAAAAAGCTAGAAAACACAATAAAAGAACAAATAAAAATGCGTACTACATATTTTGGAATACATAGAGCAGAGTATCAATTCTTCTATAAAGATTCTCTATCAAGAAAATTTTCTTCTCAAGGTGAAAAGAGAATGCTTACACTTATAATGAAACTTGCAAGCGAAAAGATATTAAATGAATACAGAAAAAAATCTCCTATACTATTAATAGATGATGCTATGCTTGAGCTTGATAATATAAAAAGAGAAAGTATTTTAGAATATATAAAAACATTAGGACAAGTATTTATCACAGTTACAGAAAAAGAGAAACTCTCAAAATTTCAGGAAGATAAAGTCTTTGATATTGTAAACATAAGAAATTAA
- a CDS encoding putative quinol monooxygenase gives MIKIIAKNYVKKDKKEDFLKLAKELILESRKEGGCIAYDIYESTDGKCLTFIEEWRDEEAIKSHNNSTHFTTIVPKLGEFIDGEMDVALYKKIDL, from the coding sequence ATGATTAAAATTATTGCCAAAAACTATGTAAAAAAAGATAAAAAAGAAGATTTTTTAAAACTAGCTAAAGAATTAATATTAGAAAGCAGAAAAGAAGGCGGATGTATAGCTTATGACATTTATGAAAGCACAGATGGAAAATGTTTAACTTTTATAGAAGAGTGGAGAGATGAAGAAGCTATAAAATCTCATAATAACAGCACTCATTTCACAACAATAGTTCCTAAATTAGGTGAATTTATTGACGGAGAAATGGACGTTGCATTATACAAAAAAATAGATTTATAA
- a CDS encoding DUF368 domain-containing protein: MNIRNYISYLIKGMAIGVANAIPGVSGGTIAFVLGIYENLTYAISTLPTAIIKLKWKEVGESLKILVPVFLGAAISIVLFLNIINYLFQYYPVPTKIFFVGLILGSFPFITKTVDKFDFKVFISFFIGAFIMAIFVYFDINKPAGETTYTGDFSIFYGIKLFLCGIAAAVAMVIPGISGSLLLLILGEYENVSNLVSTLTKNFANVYPLIFLAFGVAIGIFTISKLVTIIIQKHKSILFGFVLGIIVVSFLSLWPNITTLSLGMLTATVLSMCFGFLIAIVMEKI, translated from the coding sequence ATGAACATAAGAAATTATATATCTTACCTTATTAAGGGAATGGCTATAGGAGTTGCTAATGCTATACCCGGCGTTTCTGGCGGTACTATAGCATTTGTTCTTGGAATATATGAAAATCTTACTTATGCTATATCTACTTTGCCTACTGCTATTATTAAATTAAAATGGAAAGAAGTAGGGGAGAGCTTAAAAATATTAGTACCTGTTTTTTTGGGGGCTGCTATTTCTATAGTGCTTTTTCTAAATATTATTAATTATTTATTTCAATACTATCCTGTACCTACTAAAATATTTTTTGTGGGGCTTATACTTGGTTCTTTTCCTTTTATTACTAAAACAGTAGATAAATTCGATTTTAAAGTATTTATATCTTTCTTTATAGGTGCTTTTATAATGGCTATATTTGTTTATTTTGATATTAATAAGCCTGCTGGAGAAACTACTTATACTGGAGATTTTTCTATATTTTATGGAATTAAATTATTTTTATGCGGAATAGCTGCTGCTGTTGCTATGGTGATACCGGGAATATCTGGTTCTTTACTTTTATTAATATTGGGCGAGTATGAGAATGTATCTAATCTTGTATCTACTCTTACTAAAAATTTTGCTAATGTGTATCCATTAATATTTTTAGCTTTTGGAGTTGCTATAGGTATTTTTACTATTTCTAAACTTGTTACTATTATTATACAAAAACATAAGTCTATTTTATTTGGTTTTGTGCTTGGTATAATAGTTGTATCTTTTTTAAGTTTATGGCCTAATATTACAACATTAAGTTTGGGAATGCTCACAGCAACAGTTTTATCTATGTGTTTTGGTTTTTTAATTGCCATAGTTATGGAAAAAATATAA
- a CDS encoding PAS domain-containing sensor histidine kinase, with the protein MNRRNQFFDKIIKNFDKVSDIEKKRIIERLALLSNSQNIIIENLEEGIIAIDINGIIQGINKKACFFLSIPRNSEDKAISKCINNTDIGRLILELLEANNTDTKIIKDDKNDRMLQIDILPLGDSGIIIGTLIKIFDITKSYESAQKLKRAEQLASFTTLAAGVAHEIKNPLGSISIYVQLIEKIIKKNMDNDCQCYNEFKDYCNIIKEEISRLEDTINSFLFSVRKLVLNLEDVNINSLIISTVDFLKYEIENNDIKIDIKFDIENLILKIDERYIKQCLINIIQNSIDSIIEKKKHKEFKLDENNILIKLKLIDNNAVISIKDTGIGIKEEVLSKIYEPYFTTKRNGTGLGLTNVIRIIEAHNGSFNIESEYGIGSEAIIKLPLMLENQKFLESDF; encoded by the coding sequence ATGAATAGAAGAAATCAATTTTTTGATAAGATAATAAAAAACTTCGATAAAGTATCGGACATAGAAAAGAAAAGAATAATTGAAAGACTTGCTTTACTGTCAAATTCTCAAAATATCATAATAGAGAATTTGGAAGAAGGCATAATAGCAATAGACATAAACGGTATAATTCAAGGTATAAATAAAAAGGCATGTTTTTTCTTATCTATTCCAAGAAACTCAGAAGATAAAGCAATTTCAAAATGTATAAATAATACAGACATAGGAAGATTAATATTAGAACTATTAGAAGCAAATAACACAGATACCAAAATTATAAAAGATGATAAAAATGACAGAATGCTTCAAATAGATATTTTGCCTCTTGGAGATTCTGGAATAATTATAGGAACTTTAATAAAAATATTTGATATTACAAAAAGTTATGAATCTGCTCAAAAACTCAAACGTGCTGAGCAGTTAGCTTCTTTTACAACACTTGCTGCAGGGGTTGCTCATGAAATAAAAAACCCTCTAGGCTCTATTTCTATATATGTGCAGTTGATAGAAAAAATTATTAAAAAAAATATGGATAATGATTGCCAATGTTATAATGAGTTTAAGGATTATTGTAATATTATTAAAGAGGAGATTAGCAGGCTTGAAGATACTATTAATTCATTTTTATTTTCTGTGCGTAAATTGGTGCTTAATTTGGAAGATGTTAATATAAACTCTTTGATAATTTCTACTGTTGATTTTTTGAAATATGAAATAGAAAATAATGATATAAAAATAGATATAAAATTTGATATAGAGAATTTAATTTTAAAAATAGATGAAAGATATATAAAGCAATGTTTAATTAACATAATACAAAACTCAATAGATTCTATTATAGAAAAGAAAAAGCACAAAGAGTTTAAATTAGATGAGAATAATATATTAATAAAATTAAAGCTAATAGACAATAATGCTGTAATATCAATTAAAGATACAGGAATTGGTATAAAAGAAGAGGTGTTATCAAAAATATACGAGCCCTATTTTACAACCAAAAGAAACGGCACAGGTTTGGGGCTTACGAATGTTATACGAATAATAGAGGCACATAATGGCAGTTTTAATATAGAAAGCGAATATGGAATTGGAAGCGAGGCTATTATTAAGCTGCCGTTGATGCTTGAGAATCAAAAATTTTTGGAGAGTGATTTTTAA
- a CDS encoding ribose-phosphate pyrophosphokinase, whose translation MGIEEEILVLSGTANPQLAKDVVDNLGIRLGNMQIRKFADGETFVQIEETARNKDTYIIQPTGRPSSNENWMELFCVIDALKRASAKRITAVIPYYGYSRQDRKNEPRVPITAKLVANLLQASGVHRVLALDLHAAQIQGFFDIPVDHMLSKNVFLDKIRKDIDISNAMVVSPDIGGVGRARFIAKTLNLDIAIIDKRRDRANECEVMNVIGNVEGKDAIIIDDIIDTGGTLLKGIKALKDAGMRKIYIFITHAVCSGDAYERINASEVEKLYITDSLRVMTDRLGSKIEVLSVAPVIANAIKYIHLERSISVLFDQ comes from the coding sequence ATGGGTATAGAAGAAGAAATATTAGTTTTAAGCGGTACAGCTAACCCTCAGCTTGCTAAAGATGTTGTTGATAATTTAGGTATTAGATTAGGTAATATGCAGATACGCAAATTTGCCGATGGTGAAACCTTTGTTCAAATAGAAGAAACCGCTAGAAATAAAGACACATACATAATTCAGCCTACAGGAAGACCATCTAGTAATGAAAATTGGATGGAATTATTCTGTGTAATAGATGCTTTAAAAAGAGCTAGTGCTAAAAGAATTACTGCTGTTATTCCATATTATGGATATTCTAGACAAGATAGAAAAAATGAACCTAGAGTACCTATAACTGCTAAATTAGTGGCTAACCTTTTACAAGCTTCTGGTGTTCACAGAGTTTTAGCTCTTGATTTGCATGCTGCTCAAATACAGGGCTTTTTTGATATACCAGTAGATCATATGCTTTCTAAAAATGTTTTCTTAGATAAAATAAGAAAGGATATAGATATATCAAATGCTATGGTTGTTTCTCCAGATATAGGCGGTGTAGGAAGAGCTAGATTTATAGCAAAAACTCTTAATCTTGACATCGCTATTATAGATAAAAGAAGAGATAGAGCTAATGAATGCGAAGTTATGAATGTTATTGGTAATGTAGAAGGTAAAGACGCTATTATTATAGATGATATTATTGATACTGGCGGAACATTACTTAAAGGTATTAAAGCTCTTAAAGATGCCGGTATGAGAAAAATATACATCTTTATAACTCATGCAGTATGTTCTGGCGATGCATATGAGAGAATTAATGCTAGTGAAGTAGAAAAACTTTATATTACTGATAGCTTAAGAGTAATGACAGATAGATTAGGCAGTAAAATTGAAGTGCTTTCTGTTGCTCCTGTTATTGCTAATGCTATTAAATATATACATTTAGAACGTTCTATAAGCGTTTTATTTGATCAGTAA
- the pth gene encoding aminoacyl-tRNA hydrolase, translating into MMKLVMGLGNPGSKYQNHRHNVGYMILDKVAKKLNVELDIKKKKTVFGKAKYGKIEYLLLKPQTFMNLSGEAALYMASFMKIAVDDIIVIYDDMNIPVGEFKLVVAKNDTDDNDNEEKEGPIKHNGIKSIEESLKSNNFTRVGIGIGTPTEDQEMADFVLSPFTKDERKKIKDITDDVVNAICKILFESNNKTSKKKYL; encoded by the coding sequence ATGATGAAATTAGTTATGGGACTTGGCAATCCTGGAAGTAAATATCAAAATCATAGACATAATGTTGGTTATATGATACTCGATAAGGTTGCCAAGAAACTTAATGTAGAATTAGATATTAAAAAAAAGAAAACTGTATTTGGCAAGGCTAAATATGGTAAAATTGAATATCTTCTCTTAAAACCGCAAACTTTTATGAATCTTTCTGGAGAGGCCGCTTTATATATGGCTAGTTTCATGAAAATTGCTGTTGATGATATTATTGTTATATATGATGATATGAATATACCTGTGGGTGAGTTTAAACTCGTAGTTGCTAAAAATGATACAGATGATAATGATAATGAAGAGAAAGAAGGCCCTATAAAGCATAATGGAATAAAAAGTATAGAAGAATCATTAAAAAGCAATAATTTTACTAGAGTTGGTATTGGAATAGGTACACCTACAGAAGATCAAGAAATGGCTGACTTCGTTTTATCCCCTTTCACAAAAGATGAAAGAAAAAAAATAAAAGATATAACTGACGATGTAGTTAATGCCATATGTAAAATTTTATTTGAATCTAATAATAAAACATCTAAAAAGAAGTATCTATGA